One window of Jannaschia sp. CCS1 genomic DNA carries:
- a CDS encoding FMN-binding negative transcriptional regulator: MHPNPAFRQEPVFTNVAMCQKRGFGMLSVNGDPAPMISHVPFFLNETGAMAELHLMRSNPIARHVTTATPAVIAVNGPDGYVSPDWYGTPDQVPTWNYVAIHLRGVLHPMDEGLMREHLDRLSGHFEGRLAPKPVWTTKKMSEDALERMMRQILPFRFEVQDVDGTWKLNQNKPDAAREGAADAIKQSPIGHEVETLGALMTGGVPSIDKDAPLTYI, translated from the coding sequence ATGCACCCGAACCCGGCGTTCCGCCAAGAGCCCGTCTTTACCAACGTTGCCATGTGCCAGAAGCGTGGCTTCGGGATGTTGTCCGTGAACGGCGACCCGGCGCCAATGATCTCCCACGTGCCCTTCTTTCTGAACGAGACGGGTGCTATGGCGGAATTGCATCTGATGCGATCCAACCCCATTGCCCGGCACGTCACGACAGCCACCCCTGCGGTGATCGCGGTCAATGGCCCGGACGGGTATGTGTCGCCCGATTGGTACGGCACGCCTGATCAGGTGCCGACGTGGAATTACGTGGCCATTCACCTGCGGGGTGTTCTGCATCCGATGGATGAAGGGCTGATGCGGGAGCATCTGGACCGTCTGTCCGGGCACTTTGAAGGGCGTCTTGCGCCCAAGCCCGTCTGGACGACCAAAAAGATGTCCGAAGACGCGCTGGAGCGGATGATGCGCCAGATCCTGCCCTTCCGTTTTGAGGTTCAGGATGTGGACGGCACCTGGAAGCTGAACCAGAACAAGCCCGACGCGGCCCGGGAAGGCGCGGCGGATGCGATCAAGCAATCGCCCATCGGCCACGAGGTTGAAACGCTTGGCGCATTGATGACCGGCGGCGTGCCGTCGATTGATAAGGACGCGCCTCTCACCTACATCTAA
- a CDS encoding glutathione S-transferase, protein MDTGTIELLGSDASPFVRKARVLVAEAGITDVPYVQVTATPMGGEERLNAANPLGKIPALVRESGPTIYDSNVVCRFLDDRADAGLYPKDRLWECLTLEATGDGIMEAAVGIVYEKRLRPDELWWNDWFDAQWVKVTRSLDALERQWMSHLYGPVDMGQISVACALGYLDLRHGDRNWRSGHDALATWYARFAERPSMVNTAPE, encoded by the coding sequence ATGGACACTGGCACGATTGAACTTCTGGGCTCTGACGCCTCCCCCTTCGTGCGCAAGGCGCGTGTTCTGGTGGCGGAGGCGGGTATCACAGATGTCCCTTACGTCCAGGTGACGGCGACGCCCATGGGCGGGGAAGAGCGCCTGAACGCGGCCAATCCCCTCGGTAAGATCCCCGCGCTGGTGCGCGAGAGCGGGCCCACGATCTATGACAGCAACGTGGTCTGCCGATTTCTTGACGACCGGGCTGATGCGGGCCTGTATCCCAAGGACCGCCTCTGGGAGTGTCTGACGCTGGAGGCCACAGGCGACGGCATTATGGAGGCCGCCGTTGGGATCGTCTATGAGAAGCGCCTGCGCCCGGACGAATTGTGGTGGAATGATTGGTTTGACGCCCAATGGGTGAAGGTCACGCGGTCCCTTGATGCTTTGGAACGTCAATGGATGAGCCATCTGTACGGCCCTGTTGATATGGGTCAGATCAGCGTCGCCTGCGCGCTTGGCTATCTGGATCTGCGCCACGGTGATCGTAACTGGCGGAGCGGACACGATGCCCTGGCGACGTGGTACGCGCGGTTTGCGGAGCGTCCCTCCATGGTGAACACTGCACCCGAATGA
- a CDS encoding GNAT family N-acetyltransferase, whose translation MKVRLAVSEAERQACFDIRRAVFIEEQQIPEAEEWDAHDATCLHYLAGDGAGTARVIAKGDTAKIGRVAVTQAHRGTGLGAKIMQALMADARIRGFKTAELEAQVYAIPFYARLGFIAEGPEYDDGSGILHRLMRADL comes from the coding sequence ATGAAGGTCCGTCTAGCGGTGTCCGAGGCTGAACGGCAGGCGTGTTTCGATATCCGCCGCGCGGTCTTTATTGAAGAACAGCAGATCCCGGAGGCCGAGGAATGGGACGCCCATGACGCGACCTGCCTGCATTACCTTGCGGGCGACGGGGCGGGAACGGCGCGTGTCATCGCCAAGGGCGATACGGCCAAGATCGGGCGGGTTGCCGTGACGCAAGCCCATCGGGGCACGGGTCTTGGCGCGAAGATCATGCAGGCGCTGATGGCCGACGCGCGAATACGCGGCTTCAAAACGGCCGAGTTGGAAGCCCAGGTCTATGCCATCCCCTTCTACGCACGGCTTGGGTTCATCGCCGAAGGGCCGGAATATGATGACGGCTCCGGCATCCTGCATCGCCTGATGCGCGCAGACCTCTAG
- a CDS encoding pyridoxamine 5'-phosphate oxidase family protein, which translates to MPLGEKLNGTLRAFIERQQMFFVATAAPTGRVNMSPKGADSLRILSDTRVQWLNLSGSGNETAGHLRQSDRMTLMFCAFEGDALILRLYGTASTLHPRDAGWKEASARFPKMAGTRQIFDMQIQSVNMSCGSGVPFMDYKSDRSAVEMIPFFEDLGQDGTDAFWRRKNVETIDGYPTGLFGD; encoded by the coding sequence ATGCCTCTTGGTGAAAAACTCAACGGAACGCTGCGTGCGTTTATCGAGCGTCAGCAGATGTTCTTCGTCGCAACTGCTGCGCCGACGGGACGGGTGAATATGTCGCCCAAAGGTGCGGATTCGCTGCGCATTCTCAGCGACACACGGGTGCAATGGCTCAACCTTTCGGGCAGCGGGAACGAGACGGCAGGGCATCTGCGGCAATCGGACCGCATGACCCTGATGTTCTGCGCATTTGAAGGGGATGCGCTGATTCTCCGCCTCTACGGAACGGCCAGCACGCTTCACCCGCGTGATGCGGGGTGGAAGGAGGCATCGGCGCGGTTCCCCAAGATGGCGGGCACCCGACAGATCTTTGATATGCAGATCCAGTCGGTGAACATGTCCTGCGGGTCCGGCGTGCCGTTCATGGACTACAAATCGGACCGGTCCGCCGTGGAGATGATTCCGTTTTTCGAAGACCTGGGTCAGGACGGCACCGATGCGTTCTGGCGGCGTAAGAATGTGGAAACCATTGACGGCTATCCCACAGGCCTGTTCGGAGACTAG
- the petA gene encoding ubiquinol-cytochrome c reductase iron-sulfur subunit, with amino-acid sequence MSDTHDPSGDRRDFLYYATAGTGVVVAGAAAWPLVNSMNPSADVQAASQLRVDVGGVEPGTQLTVLFLGKPIFIRRRTEDEIEAGRAVEVSELIDANARNANDESADAADINRTLTTSDGENSGEWLVMQGVCTHLGCVPIGEGAGDFGGWFCPCHGSHYDTAGRIRRGPAPENLPIPAAEFIDDSTILLG; translated from the coding sequence GTGTCAGATACGCATGATCCGTCCGGCGATCGCCGGGATTTTCTGTACTACGCCACGGCCGGTACCGGTGTGGTGGTCGCAGGTGCAGCGGCTTGGCCGCTGGTGAACTCCATGAACCCATCCGCTGACGTACAGGCGGCCAGCCAATTGCGGGTCGACGTCGGAGGTGTCGAGCCCGGCACGCAGCTGACGGTCCTGTTCCTGGGCAAGCCGATCTTCATCCGTCGCCGCACGGAAGACGAGATCGAAGCAGGCCGCGCGGTTGAGGTCAGCGAGTTGATCGATGCCAACGCACGCAACGCCAACGATGAGAGTGCTGATGCCGCAGACATCAACCGGACCCTGACCACGTCAGACGGTGAAAACTCCGGCGAGTGGCTGGTGATGCAGGGCGTCTGTACGCACTTGGGTTGCGTGCCCATTGGCGAAGGCGCTGGTGACTTCGGTGGCTGGTTCTGCCCCTGCCACGGCTCTCACTATGACACGGCAGGCCGCATCCGTCGCGGCCCTGCGCCCGAGAACCTGCCCATTCCTGCGGCAGAGTTTATCGACGATTCAACCATTTTGCTCGGTTAA